GGCACCCTCAGGAACACATTTACCTCGCCCTGAACCTGGACCCTCTGAAACAGCAGAGAGAAAAGAAAACCTTCGGGCGGACACTGCCCCGCTATAGAATGGACGAAGACGATTGAGCATGAAGACAACGGACACCCCCATCCAGCCTCAACGGGTAAGGCAGCTCCTCCGGGACATGATCGATATTTACAGTCCTTCGGGCAAGGAAGAAGAGCTGCTCGAGTTCCTCCTCGATTACCTGAAACAGCGCGGCATTCCCGTGACCCTTCAGACCGTTGACGAGAACCGATACAATATCCTGGCAATGCCTGCGGAAATGGAGCCCCGCCTGGCGATGATCGGCCACGTGGATACGGTGGTGGCCTACGATTTCGACCACTATGGATTTACAGAAGAGGGCGACAGGATCATCGGATTGGGGGCGGCCGACATGAAGGGGGGGTGCGCCGCCATGATCGAAGCTTTCCTGACATTCTGGGAAAAAGGCTACTCACTGGCCCCTGTAGCCTTGGCCCTGGTAGTTGGGGAGGAGGAGGAAGGGGACGGCGCCATGAAGCTGGTCAAGGATTTTCATTTTCCGCGGGCCCTCATTGGGGAACCCACCAACCTGCAGCCCTGCCTCAGCCATTACGGCTACATGGAAGTCCAGGTCAACACCGAGGGAAAACGCATGCATGCCTCCCTGGCCAACCCGGGGCAAAACCCCATCGAGAACATGCTCAAGCTGCTCCTCAAGCTATCGCATTACATGGCGGCGGAACGCCCGGAAATCGTTTACAACATCAGGGAGCTCTCCAATTCCCAGGCGGGTTTCGCCGTGCCCGAAGCCTGTGAAGCCTGGATCGATCTTCATCTCCCCCCCTCCGCCCCCCTGGGGGAAATTACCCTCGAGATCGAAGAGATTCTCATGCGGGAGCGCCAGGAAAACCCGGACTTCAACGGCACCCTTCGTTTCACGACGATTCATGCGGGCTACGAGCTTCCTGAAAAAGGTCCCCTGGTGCAATCCCTGAAAGAAATCTACGCCAGGCATTCCCTCCCCTGGAAACCTGAGGCCTTCCGCAGCCATTCCGACGCCAACCTGCTCTGGGCGGCGGGAGTCAAACCGATCCTCATGGGGCCGGGACAACTCGAAAAGGCGCATGCCCGCGACGAGGATGTCTCCTTTGAACAGGTTCTCACGGCTTGTGAGATCTACTACGACCTGCTCGTTTCCATCTCGAGCTGAGGCCCCCATACGGTAGCGCCGCCTTCCACGGCGGCGAACTTATTTCCCGCTCTCTGCGGTCCCGGCAACGGCGCTTTTGATGAACGCGGTCACATCCGCCGAGAGTTTTTCCAGGACCGGAGTTTGCGTGTAAAGCATGTGGCCTCCCTCATAGTATCCGATGGAAATGTTCTTTTGTAATTCCGCATCCAATCCCAAATGGCTCAGGGAGTACCGGGACCCCATGTAAGGGGTGTCGAGATCATAGTATCCACATGC
This region of Desulforhabdus amnigena genomic DNA includes:
- a CDS encoding M20 family metallopeptidase is translated as MKTTDTPIQPQRVRQLLRDMIDIYSPSGKEEELLEFLLDYLKQRGIPVTLQTVDENRYNILAMPAEMEPRLAMIGHVDTVVAYDFDHYGFTEEGDRIIGLGAADMKGGCAAMIEAFLTFWEKGYSLAPVALALVVGEEEEGDGAMKLVKDFHFPRALIGEPTNLQPCLSHYGYMEVQVNTEGKRMHASLANPGQNPIENMLKLLLKLSHYMAAERPEIVYNIRELSNSQAGFAVPEACEAWIDLHLPPSAPLGEITLEIEEILMRERQENPDFNGTLRFTTIHAGYELPEKGPLVQSLKEIYARHSLPWKPEAFRSHSDANLLWAAGVKPILMGPGQLEKAHARDEDVSFEQVLTACEIYYDLLVSISS